From one Amycolatopsis sp. FDAARGOS 1241 genomic stretch:
- a CDS encoding MFS transporter, producing the protein MRVAEVLRNRDFDFYWGGVVLSQIGSRGTIAANLYQVYELSGSVAQTGLVGAAQVVALVVLSPLAGVYADRVDRRKLLQWSQAVAMVVALALAATSFAGHADVAQVVGSVVLTTAAASFDQPARQALIPALVPRAQLPQAFALLNPSRELAVLLGPALSGVLIAVSGPGLMYAVDAVTYLLLMITLALLRIPHLPGSGEHITLREQFVEGVRFVLSRRIVWQMVLLDLVATVFAAYRVLLPTLAIDRLHLGATAYGLLSSAPSAGALIATYTVFRVVDRSARLGKVLLASTIAYGLSAVLLAWAGGLVLALVACLLLGTFDAMATTIRQAAVQLETPDSLRGRVSAIYQMASRGGPALGDTVIGAVAAVAGPALALMIGGLATAAFAIGHFGRANPVRRYARARAEEAKPA; encoded by the coding sequence ATGAGGGTCGCCGAGGTCCTGCGCAACCGCGACTTCGATTTCTACTGGGGTGGCGTTGTCCTCTCGCAGATCGGCAGCCGCGGCACGATCGCGGCGAATCTGTACCAGGTCTACGAACTCTCCGGTTCGGTGGCGCAAACCGGACTGGTGGGTGCCGCCCAGGTCGTGGCGCTGGTGGTGCTCAGCCCGTTGGCGGGCGTGTACGCCGACCGGGTCGATCGGCGCAAGCTTCTCCAGTGGTCGCAAGCCGTGGCCATGGTCGTGGCGCTCGCGCTCGCGGCGACGAGCTTCGCCGGTCACGCCGACGTCGCGCAAGTCGTCGGCTCCGTCGTGCTCACCACGGCGGCGGCCAGTTTCGACCAGCCCGCCCGGCAAGCCCTGATCCCGGCGCTGGTTCCGCGAGCGCAGCTGCCGCAGGCCTTCGCACTGCTCAATCCTTCTCGGGAACTGGCTGTGCTCCTCGGACCGGCCCTGTCCGGTGTCCTGATCGCCGTCAGCGGGCCAGGCCTGATGTACGCCGTCGACGCGGTGACCTACCTGCTCCTGATGATCACCCTGGCCCTGCTCCGGATCCCGCACCTCCCGGGGTCGGGGGAGCACATCACGCTGCGGGAGCAGTTCGTGGAGGGGGTCCGGTTCGTTCTGAGCAGACGGATCGTGTGGCAAATGGTGCTGCTCGACTTGGTGGCGACCGTCTTCGCGGCGTACCGGGTCCTCCTGCCCACGCTGGCGATCGACCGGCTCCACCTGGGGGCCACGGCGTACGGGCTGCTCTCGTCCGCACCGTCGGCGGGAGCACTGATCGCGACGTACACGGTGTTCCGCGTGGTCGATCGCAGCGCGCGGCTCGGGAAAGTCCTGCTGGCTTCGACGATCGCGTACGGTCTGAGCGCGGTCCTGCTCGCCTGGGCGGGTGGGCTCGTGCTAGCGCTGGTGGCGTGCCTGTTGCTCGGCACTTTCGACGCGATGGCCACGACGATCCGGCAGGCCGCGGTGCAGCTCGAGACGCCGGATTCGCTGCGTGGGCGGGTTTCTGCGATCTACCAGATGGCCTCACGCGGCGGCCCCGCTCTCGGCGACACCGTGATCGGCGCCGTCGCGGCGGTGGCCGGTCCCGCGCTGGCGCTCATGATCGGAGGGCTCGCGACCGCCGCCTTCGCCATCGGCCACTTCGGCCGGGCGAACCCGGTGCGCCGGTACGCCCGGGCGAGGGCGGAGGAAGCCAAGCCGGCGTGA
- a CDS encoding nitric oxide reductase activation protein NorD produces MTAALAQLTGSLSLYYRALCGRGCELVPYDDDGELRQHPDTATTVRLPSHVHSGPSWYRVAVTHRALHHELGTFELALERPEPFFRRLRPASLRGGLDRFAGLFPRTALAVEVFTVLEDLRVDNAALRLFPGLAAAYERVREHELATRPDLAALPARSAAAEALVRLSLGAASVRLPRSLRPNVARLAAVARVLTDPRSTVESTAEAAIRCYGVLARLPNLEPAAGPGQDLSLVDDSSDVDFPVTLPEEEFRLEGDEVFDVRFVPVRYRDVPGPRYLGLQASGMPLAEAILRMTGEETGAADEFTERSLAAESGQVDVTTPARPPDPLPHDHGPDLEDHDHAESGPVHASGRHEFAYPEWDHRAGRYLADWCLVREKRPRSGRSARGHHEALSRNRALLPALTAQLERMAPLGRRRRTRLRHGDDLDLDACVEAMADLRTGRTPREAVYSALEPVAREVAVAFALDLSSSTAERLPERADGVPRILDLERESVALLLEALERVGDSYGIYGFSGTGRADVVLSVVKSLDERRTPATLRRLAGLVPQHTTRMGPAIRHLTRRLAAHDAPSKLLMLLSDGRPFDLDYGQQYGEDAVLDYALADTTRALTEARHAGVRPYLITVDPTGGDYLRTMCDPDEYHVITDPRDLPAALARLYVTARRA; encoded by the coding sequence ATGACGGCGGCGCTGGCACAGCTGACCGGTTCGCTGTCGCTGTACTACCGAGCGTTGTGCGGGCGCGGCTGCGAACTGGTGCCTTACGACGACGATGGCGAGTTGCGCCAGCACCCGGACACGGCGACCACCGTGCGGCTCCCGTCGCACGTCCACTCCGGACCGTCGTGGTACCGGGTGGCCGTGACGCACCGGGCGCTGCACCACGAACTCGGCACGTTCGAGCTGGCACTCGAGCGGCCGGAGCCTTTCTTCCGCCGGCTGCGCCCGGCGAGCCTGCGCGGCGGGCTGGACCGGTTCGCCGGCCTGTTCCCGAGGACGGCGCTCGCGGTCGAGGTGTTCACCGTGCTGGAGGACCTGCGCGTGGACAACGCGGCCCTGCGGCTGTTCCCCGGTCTTGCCGCGGCGTACGAGCGGGTGCGGGAACACGAGCTGGCGACGCGGCCGGACCTCGCCGCACTACCCGCCCGCTCGGCAGCGGCCGAGGCCCTGGTCCGCTTGAGCCTGGGCGCAGCCTCGGTCCGGCTGCCGCGGTCCCTGCGGCCGAACGTCGCCCGGCTGGCCGCGGTGGCCCGGGTGCTCACCGACCCGCGGTCCACTGTGGAATCGACGGCGGAAGCGGCGATCCGATGCTACGGCGTTCTCGCGCGCCTACCCAATCTCGAGCCGGCCGCGGGGCCGGGGCAAGACCTCTCGCTCGTCGACGACTCGTCCGATGTGGACTTTCCGGTCACCTTGCCGGAGGAGGAGTTCCGGCTCGAAGGTGACGAGGTGTTCGACGTCCGCTTCGTTCCCGTGCGCTACCGGGACGTGCCCGGTCCGCGCTATCTGGGCTTGCAGGCCTCCGGCATGCCGCTCGCCGAGGCGATCCTGCGGATGACCGGCGAGGAAACGGGCGCGGCCGACGAGTTCACCGAACGCTCGCTGGCGGCCGAGAGCGGACAGGTCGACGTCACGACGCCTGCGCGGCCGCCGGATCCGCTGCCGCACGACCACGGCCCCGACCTGGAGGATCACGACCACGCCGAATCCGGGCCGGTGCACGCGAGCGGACGGCACGAGTTCGCGTACCCGGAGTGGGATCACCGCGCCGGCCGGTACCTGGCCGACTGGTGCCTGGTCCGTGAGAAGCGGCCCCGCTCGGGGCGCAGCGCCCGCGGGCACCACGAGGCGCTCAGCCGGAACCGCGCGCTGCTGCCCGCGCTGACCGCACAGCTGGAACGGATGGCGCCGCTCGGGCGCCGCCGGCGTACGCGCTTGCGCCACGGCGACGACCTCGACCTGGACGCCTGCGTGGAGGCTATGGCCGACCTGCGGACCGGGCGGACGCCGCGGGAAGCCGTGTACAGCGCGCTGGAGCCAGTGGCCCGCGAGGTGGCCGTCGCGTTCGCACTGGACCTGAGCTCGTCGACGGCCGAACGCCTGCCCGAGCGCGCCGACGGCGTCCCCCGGATCCTCGACCTCGAGCGGGAGTCGGTCGCGCTGCTGCTGGAAGCGCTGGAGCGGGTCGGCGACAGCTACGGAATCTACGGCTTCTCCGGCACCGGCCGCGCGGACGTCGTGCTGTCGGTCGTGAAATCCCTCGACGAACGGCGCACCCCGGCGACCCTGCGCCGGCTCGCCGGGCTCGTGCCGCAGCACACCACGCGCATGGGCCCGGCCATCCGCCACCTCACCCGCCGGCTCGCCGCGCACGACGCTCCCTCGAAGCTGCTCATGCTGCTCTCCGACGGCCGCCCGTTCGACCTCGACTACGGGCAGCAGTACGGGGAAGACGCCGTGCTCGACTACGCGCTCGCCGACACCACCCGCGCCCTCACCGAAGCTCGCCACGCCGGTGTCCGGCCGTACCTCATCACCGTCGACCCCACCGGCGGCGACTACCTGCGCACGATGTGCGACCCGGACGAGTACCACGTCATCACCGACCCGCGCGACCTGCCGGCCGCCCTCGCGCGGCTCTACGTCACCGCGCGGCGCGCTTAG
- a CDS encoding ABC transporter permease, whose protein sequence is MSVTSSHKPAPRIEARPSGPRPRARRASGRRLPSWLSEQRLWGIGAVVVVLIAWEVVALLRLQPQLILPGPVDVINAFGSLIQGGQIGIDLWTSAQELLAGLALAVVVGLPLGLLIGWYKRIAWALNPFVNFLYATPRIALTPLLIIWLGIGSSSKIAIVFLMALFPVLINTAQGVHSLEQGAVRVARCFGASDLQLFRTVALPGTVPFIASGMRLAVGQALIGVFVAELSGAQHGVGMTMSTAGQQFQTATVFAGLFIFAAAGVVLTSLLRRVENHFAAWRPSND, encoded by the coding sequence ATGAGCGTGACCTCTTCGCACAAACCGGCTCCGCGGATCGAAGCCCGTCCGTCCGGCCCCCGCCCGCGCGCCCGCCGGGCGTCGGGCCGCCGGCTGCCGTCGTGGCTCAGCGAGCAGCGCCTGTGGGGCATCGGCGCCGTCGTCGTCGTGCTGATCGCGTGGGAGGTCGTCGCGCTGCTGCGGCTGCAGCCGCAGCTGATCCTTCCGGGGCCGGTCGACGTCATCAACGCCTTCGGGTCGCTGATCCAGGGCGGGCAGATCGGGATCGATCTGTGGACCAGTGCCCAGGAACTGCTGGCCGGCCTCGCACTGGCGGTGGTGGTCGGCCTGCCGCTGGGGCTGCTGATCGGCTGGTACAAACGGATCGCCTGGGCGCTCAACCCCTTCGTCAACTTTCTCTACGCCACCCCGCGCATCGCGCTGACGCCCCTGCTGATCATCTGGCTCGGCATCGGCAGCTCGTCGAAGATCGCGATCGTCTTCCTGATGGCTCTGTTCCCGGTGCTCATCAACACCGCGCAGGGTGTCCACTCGCTCGAACAGGGCGCCGTGCGCGTGGCCCGGTGTTTCGGCGCGAGCGATCTCCAGCTGTTCCGCACCGTCGCCCTGCCCGGCACCGTCCCCTTCATCGCCAGCGGGATGCGGCTGGCGGTGGGCCAGGCACTGATCGGTGTCTTCGTGGCCGAGCTCAGCGGTGCGCAGCACGGCGTCGGCATGACGATGAGCACCGCCGGCCAGCAGTTCCAAACCGCCACGGTCTTCGCCGGCCTGTTCATCTTCGCCGCGGCCGGTGTCGTGCTGACCTCGCTGCTGCGCCGGGTCGAGAACCACTTCGCGGCCTGGCGCCCGAGCAACGACTGA
- a CDS encoding AAA family ATPase produces MSDRTLPPGVIGLHALPSDHHDGPWDSMIVPPGTKERLLGAALLVLRQGRLLNGLSGAPHGLIMLAGPPGTGKTTLAQGLAQAAALKVAERGATTLVEVDPHAFPSDMLGESQRAVSRLFLDTLPELAARRPHTVVLIDEVEALAVRRSSASFETNPVDVHRATDAVLSGLDQLRAQCPNLVLVATTNFIDAVDEAVLSRADLVMSTTLPGDEVIEQIVASSLDELAEQWTELKPLARDANLRAELAKGLRGLDGRRVRKTILAALTMRTEVALDPNRLTADDLRRATQFEA; encoded by the coding sequence GTGAGCGATCGGACGCTCCCTCCTGGGGTCATCGGGCTGCACGCCCTTCCTTCAGACCACCACGACGGGCCGTGGGACTCGATGATCGTGCCGCCGGGCACCAAGGAGAGGCTGCTCGGCGCCGCGTTGCTCGTCCTGCGCCAGGGCCGGCTGCTGAACGGGCTCTCCGGCGCGCCGCACGGCCTGATCATGCTGGCCGGACCGCCGGGCACGGGAAAGACGACGCTCGCGCAAGGGCTCGCGCAGGCCGCCGCGCTGAAAGTGGCCGAACGTGGTGCCACCACACTGGTCGAGGTCGACCCGCACGCGTTCCCGAGCGACATGCTCGGGGAAAGCCAGCGGGCCGTTTCGCGACTGTTCCTCGACACCCTGCCGGAGCTCGCCGCGCGGCGACCGCACACCGTGGTGCTGATCGACGAGGTCGAGGCCCTCGCGGTGCGCCGCAGTTCGGCGTCGTTCGAAACGAACCCGGTCGACGTCCACCGCGCGACGGACGCCGTGCTGTCCGGTCTCGACCAGCTGCGCGCTCAGTGCCCGAACCTGGTGCTCGTGGCCACGACCAACTTCATCGACGCCGTCGACGAGGCCGTGCTCTCCCGGGCCGATCTGGTCATGAGCACGACACTGCCCGGCGACGAGGTGATCGAGCAGATCGTCGCGTCCTCGCTCGACGAGCTGGCCGAGCAGTGGACCGAGCTCAAACCGCTTGCCCGGGACGCGAACCTTCGCGCGGAGCTGGCCAAAGGGCTGCGGGGCCTCGACGGCAGGCGGGTCCGCAAGACGATCCTCGCCGCGCTGACGATGCGCACCGAGGTCGCCCTGGACCCGAATCGGTTGACGGCCGACGACCTGCGCCGCGCGACACAGTTCGAGGCCTGA
- a CDS encoding ABC transporter substrate-binding protein, translating to MKFKSGAFGVALVAALATSSLTACGGSSDAGADGVLTVSYSEEVADQLPLWIASEAGYFKEQGLTVKLIKLDSNQGYPALISGQTQLASMGGSQIVAGTAAGGEVKVLAALTPVLPYQIYANVPTAAQLKGKKIGYTTKSGSQYIGTLLALKKLGISPSEVNLVPLGSVTNVNNALLAKTIDASATHPPASLKFEDAGLHMVMDMAKEKIPNINVGISSTSDYLKDHPDVVGKFMAGLKKGFDRERADEAYSTKILGAHLGVTDQRALDATWKYYSTEVLTDPPVATVDQLKSSQQSLEGSVNGVDKVDLASLIDSSFVDKAFGSK from the coding sequence ATGAAGTTCAAGTCTGGCGCCTTCGGCGTCGCCCTCGTCGCGGCGCTCGCCACGTCGTCCCTCACCGCCTGCGGCGGTTCGTCGGACGCCGGGGCCGATGGTGTGCTCACCGTCAGCTACAGCGAAGAGGTCGCTGACCAACTGCCCTTGTGGATCGCATCGGAGGCCGGCTACTTCAAGGAGCAAGGGCTCACCGTCAAGCTCATCAAGCTCGACAGCAACCAGGGGTACCCGGCGCTCATCTCCGGCCAGACGCAGCTCGCGTCGATGGGCGGGTCCCAGATCGTGGCCGGCACCGCCGCCGGCGGTGAGGTGAAGGTGCTGGCCGCGCTCACCCCGGTGCTGCCGTACCAGATCTACGCGAACGTGCCGACCGCCGCGCAGCTGAAGGGCAAGAAGATCGGCTACACCACGAAGAGCGGATCCCAGTACATCGGCACTCTGCTGGCGCTGAAGAAGCTGGGGATCAGCCCGAGCGAGGTGAACCTGGTTCCCCTCGGCTCGGTGACGAACGTCAACAACGCGCTGCTGGCCAAGACCATCGACGCCTCCGCGACGCACCCGCCGGCGAGCCTGAAGTTCGAAGACGCCGGTCTGCACATGGTGATGGACATGGCCAAGGAGAAGATCCCCAACATCAACGTGGGCATCTCCAGCACGTCCGACTACCTCAAGGACCACCCGGATGTCGTGGGGAAGTTCATGGCCGGTCTCAAGAAGGGGTTCGACCGCGAGCGCGCCGACGAGGCGTACTCGACGAAGATCCTGGGTGCCCACCTCGGGGTCACCGACCAGCGTGCGCTCGACGCGACCTGGAAGTACTACTCGACCGAGGTCCTCACCGACCCCCCGGTGGCGACGGTGGATCAGCTCAAGTCGTCCCAGCAGTCACTGGAGGGCTCGGTGAACGGGGTGGACAAGGTCGATCTCGCGTCCCTCATCGACTCGTCCTTTGTGGACAAGGCGTTTGGGAGCAAGTAG
- a CDS encoding ABC transporter ATP-binding protein, producing MLSREKPALSSTAGRDAAHIDVGATGGIAHLEARGVAIDYAKPGSKEVTTAVEQCDLTVERGDFVCLVGPSGCGKTTLLNAVAGFVELAEGALELDGRPIPGPGPDRAMVFQHANLLPWRTVQANVSYGLELTKKVKKPAAKKRADELLELVGLAGVGQQYPAQLSGGMQARVNLARALAVEPEILLLDEPFAAIDAQTREVLQVELLRVCAARDVTALFVTHDITEAAFLADRVCVFSPRPGRIVKEITVPWARPRSHEIRRTPEFAQLRDEIADVLYGAKAGAGQEEGAR from the coding sequence ATGCTGAGCCGAGAGAAGCCGGCACTGTCTAGCACGGCAGGCCGTGATGCTGCGCACATCGATGTGGGGGCCACGGGCGGGATCGCACACCTCGAGGCCCGGGGTGTCGCGATCGACTACGCCAAGCCTGGGTCGAAAGAGGTGACGACGGCCGTCGAGCAGTGTGATCTGACGGTGGAGCGGGGGGATTTCGTCTGCCTCGTCGGGCCTTCCGGCTGCGGCAAGACCACCTTGCTCAACGCGGTCGCCGGGTTCGTCGAGCTCGCCGAGGGCGCTCTGGAGCTCGACGGCCGGCCGATCCCCGGTCCGGGGCCCGACCGGGCGATGGTGTTCCAGCACGCCAACCTGCTGCCGTGGCGGACCGTCCAGGCCAACGTCAGCTACGGCCTCGAGCTCACGAAAAAGGTCAAGAAACCGGCGGCCAAGAAGCGCGCCGACGAGCTGCTGGAGCTGGTCGGGCTGGCCGGTGTCGGGCAGCAGTACCCGGCTCAGCTCTCCGGCGGCATGCAGGCCAGGGTCAACCTCGCCCGCGCGCTCGCGGTCGAGCCGGAGATCCTCCTGCTCGACGAGCCGTTCGCCGCGATCGACGCCCAGACCCGTGAAGTGCTCCAGGTCGAACTGCTCAGGGTCTGCGCCGCCCGCGACGTGACGGCCCTGTTCGTCACCCACGACATCACCGAAGCCGCGTTCCTCGCGGACCGGGTCTGCGTGTTCAGCCCGCGACCCGGTCGCATCGTCAAGGAGATCACGGTGCCGTGGGCGCGTCCGCGCTCGCACGAGATCCGGCGGACGCCGGAATTCGCACAACTGCGCGACGAGATCGCCGACGTGCTCTACGGCGCGAAGGCCGGCGCCGGCCAGGAAGAAGGAGCCCGATGA
- a CDS encoding serine/threonine-protein kinase gives MLAPESALAVLKGSLLGLADAHAAGVVHRDYKPGNVLVSREGESKLVDFGLATLDGHHGLTAGSPSYLAPEQWSGQPGLPATDVYAATCVFFQCVTGDVPFRADTADGLRALHQAAPVPLDAVPEALRALISRGMAKDPAWRPATADAFVTELETVARKAYGRNWEKRGWKRLATSAAALTALTPLALLAGAGTAAAPVGAGTAAVAAGVPATGTGAGATAVLAGKIAASVLIVGALVAGGVAIFGNHDEPPAPAALTVSLQTLSGHDQALPVTYDLQFPQVSGGSDPAVRQRLNDALRAPVDKRLKTIRDGVSGYRDRFQETGDTAAVHSTARILLQTPSVLSVRYHHDLDSSVLSHSTWRFPETVNADLGTGQVLGPKDVFRPEVLTAAGMTTLTRRLEPHTKNGFCRVPEVDGEGRQVGIDAADRGAGGDHVPGAAFGFTGTGVQFDILWYDLGCDTASGQETVTVPYGELGDLLLPKLLAMVGRPASAPSGSQSPASSSLAPPSSSAPAPPHSGDPTTYTNARFGFTARIPEGYLPVPCAPANGDGMTFTNADLDATLTVWGGNSDQSSARALAAAVAQAEADGGRVTYRKDEGDQYSVSGYQGDGKIFYERGFTGSASMAALRWVYPREHKAELDAPVSTTLEAFRPGDLSQPH, from the coding sequence GTGCTCGCTCCCGAGTCGGCGCTGGCCGTTCTCAAGGGCTCACTGCTCGGCCTCGCCGACGCGCACGCGGCCGGCGTGGTCCACCGCGACTACAAACCGGGAAACGTGCTGGTGTCGCGGGAAGGCGAGTCGAAGCTGGTCGACTTCGGACTCGCCACTTTGGACGGTCACCACGGCCTGACGGCCGGTTCACCGTCGTACCTGGCGCCGGAGCAGTGGTCCGGGCAGCCCGGGCTGCCCGCCACCGACGTGTACGCGGCGACCTGTGTGTTCTTCCAGTGCGTGACCGGGGACGTGCCGTTCCGGGCGGACACGGCCGACGGGCTGCGTGCGCTGCACCAGGCGGCGCCGGTGCCGCTGGACGCCGTGCCCGAGGCGCTGCGGGCCCTGATTTCGCGGGGCATGGCGAAGGACCCGGCGTGGCGGCCGGCGACGGCGGACGCGTTCGTGACGGAGCTGGAAACCGTCGCCCGCAAGGCTTACGGAAGGAATTGGGAGAAGCGGGGCTGGAAGCGGCTGGCGACGTCGGCCGCCGCGTTGACCGCACTGACGCCATTGGCGCTGCTGGCCGGTGCCGGGACGGCCGCCGCGCCGGTCGGCGCCGGCACCGCGGCGGTCGCGGCCGGGGTGCCGGCCACGGGCACCGGGGCGGGCGCGACGGCTGTGCTCGCCGGAAAGATCGCCGCCTCGGTGCTGATCGTCGGCGCGCTGGTCGCCGGGGGAGTGGCGATCTTCGGCAACCACGACGAACCGCCCGCGCCGGCGGCACTGACCGTCAGCCTGCAGACCCTGTCCGGACACGATCAGGCGCTGCCGGTCACCTACGACCTCCAGTTCCCGCAGGTGTCCGGCGGTTCGGATCCCGCGGTCCGGCAACGGCTCAACGACGCGTTGCGCGCACCGGTCGACAAGCGGCTGAAGACGATCCGCGACGGCGTGTCCGGCTACCGTGACCGGTTCCAGGAGACCGGCGACACGGCCGCGGTGCACTCGACGGCGCGGATCCTCCTGCAGACGCCGAGCGTGCTTTCCGTGCGCTACCATCACGATCTCGACTCGTCCGTGCTGTCGCACTCCACCTGGCGGTTCCCCGAAACGGTGAACGCCGACCTCGGCACCGGGCAGGTACTCGGCCCCAAGGACGTGTTCCGGCCGGAGGTGCTGACCGCGGCCGGGATGACCACACTGACCCGGCGGCTCGAACCGCACACGAAAAACGGGTTCTGCCGCGTGCCGGAGGTCGACGGGGAGGGCCGCCAGGTCGGCATCGACGCCGCGGACCGCGGCGCGGGCGGCGACCACGTGCCGGGCGCGGCCTTCGGGTTCACCGGGACCGGAGTCCAGTTCGACATCCTCTGGTACGACCTCGGCTGCGACACGGCGAGCGGGCAGGAGACCGTGACCGTGCCGTACGGCGAGCTCGGCGACCTCCTGCTGCCGAAGTTGCTGGCGATGGTCGGCAGGCCGGCGTCGGCCCCGTCTGGTTCGCAATCGCCGGCTTCGTCCTCGCTCGCGCCTCCGTCGTCGTCGGCACCGGCACCGCCGCACTCCGGGGACCCGACCACGTACACCAACGCCCGGTTCGGTTTCACCGCGCGGATTCCCGAGGGCTACCTCCCAGTGCCGTGCGCTCCGGCTAACGGGGACGGGATGACGTTCACCAACGCCGACCTCGACGCGACGCTGACCGTGTGGGGCGGCAACTCGGACCAGTCCTCGGCGCGGGCGCTGGCCGCCGCGGTCGCCCAGGCCGAAGCGGACGGCGGGCGGGTGACCTACCGGAAGGACGAAGGCGATCAGTACTCGGTTTCCGGCTACCAGGGCGACGGCAAGATCTTCTACGAGCGCGGGTTCACCGGCTCCGCGTCGATGGCCGCGTTGCGCTGGGTCTACCCGCGCGAGCACAAGGCCGAGCTCGACGCGCCCGTCAGCACCACGCTGGAGGCGTTCCGCCCCGGCGACCTCTCGCAGCCGCACTGA
- a CDS encoding cupin domain-containing protein, which produces MSTKTTTKTSHYHQQKARRAKFLEDWRANHRTIIRSEDVTLAETARGMRTGVYMGEDGDNPTRSIDALVHEVDRGKVTTIHRHSWDAMVFGIGGEGWLEIDGERVKVAPGDSAHIPAWAWHRSGNDNDATFRYLTFSSEPLLATMGMSILDDRGHEPVENLPGRPEFSAPDAEGDDAYARRLRRLGKEQQKRRSGRLHTDWDELEMLNTPRGTRTTFLLDRAIGYQASGITMAMFEIGQGRQQSMHRHAGEAWLYVVEGEGHSYLGTEPEGGENHPWKKGDLIVVDHFLWHQHFNDSQENTARVVRIHMFDSLLETMRALMDPRVLFEEPPDHIRDAQAGDVNTVVWPELDRPTWP; this is translated from the coding sequence GTGTCGACGAAGACCACGACGAAGACAAGCCATTACCACCAGCAAAAGGCCCGGCGGGCGAAGTTCCTGGAGGATTGGCGCGCGAACCACCGCACGATCATCCGGAGCGAGGACGTCACGCTCGCGGAGACCGCGCGGGGCATGCGCACCGGCGTCTACATGGGCGAGGACGGTGACAACCCGACGCGCTCCATCGACGCGCTCGTGCACGAGGTCGACCGGGGGAAAGTCACCACGATCCACCGGCACTCCTGGGACGCCATGGTGTTCGGCATCGGCGGCGAGGGCTGGCTCGAGATCGACGGCGAGCGGGTGAAGGTCGCTCCCGGCGACTCGGCCCACATCCCGGCGTGGGCCTGGCACCGTTCGGGCAACGACAACGACGCGACGTTCCGCTACCTCACCTTCTCCAGCGAGCCGCTGCTCGCCACGATGGGCATGTCGATCCTCGACGACCGCGGTCACGAGCCGGTCGAGAACCTCCCTGGCCGGCCCGAGTTCAGCGCTCCCGATGCCGAGGGCGACGACGCCTACGCCCGCCGCCTGCGCCGTCTCGGCAAGGAGCAGCAGAAACGCCGCAGCGGCCGGCTCCACACCGATTGGGACGAGCTCGAGATGCTCAACACCCCCCGCGGCACGCGTACGACCTTCCTCCTCGACCGCGCCATCGGGTACCAGGCTTCCGGCATCACCATGGCGATGTTCGAGATCGGGCAGGGCCGGCAGCAGTCGATGCACCGGCACGCCGGCGAGGCGTGGCTCTACGTGGTCGAAGGCGAGGGTCACTCCTACCTCGGCACCGAGCCCGAGGGCGGGGAGAACCACCCGTGGAAGAAGGGCGACCTGATCGTGGTCGACCACTTCCTGTGGCACCAGCACTTCAACGACTCCCAGGAGAACACCGCCCGGGTGGTCCGCATCCACATGTTCGACAGCCTGCTCGAGACGATGCGGGCGCTGATGGACCCGCGGGTTCTCTTCGAGGAGCCGCCGGACCACATCCGTGACGCCCAGGCCGGCGACGTGAACACGGTCGTCTGGCCCGAACTCGACCGGCCGACCTGGCCGTGA